Genomic window (Pirellulaceae bacterium):
GAATTCATCATCGGCGACTGCTTGAAATGATGCAGCGATCACTCAATGCAGTAATTTTTTCAGCGATCGACTCGCGTCGACTCGACCAGTTCGCCCGGAATCAATTTCATGAAAATCGGGAAACATTTTCTCGACTAGCCGGTTTTGCTGGAGAAATGCAGGATGATGCCGATACTCGGATGCCATATGTCGATTGCGGGGGGATTTCATCAAGCCGTCAAGCGAGCTGCCGAAGCGGGCTGTGATTGTGTGCAAGTGTTTACGATTGCACCGCGTATTTGGCCCAAAACGACCACCAAAGCGATCGATGCAAGCGATGCTCAAACCTTCCGAGAATCTCTCAAAACGGAACGGATTCAGGCACCGTTAATCCACGGCTCCTACTTGATCAACTTGGCATCCCCCGATCAAACATTGTGGTTGAAATCGGTTACCGCATTGGCAACCGAATTATTACGGGCGGAAGCACTATCAATCCCCTACGTCGTTTTTCACCCAGGGGCTTTCACGACCAGTAATGAACAAGCTGGATTGGAGCAAATCACGCGAGGATTGGATGCCGTACATGCCCAGGTTGGGCAGATCAAGGCATGTTGCTTACTCGAAACGACGGCCGGGCAGGGTAGCAACTTGGGATTTCGTTTCGAACAACTGGCTCAAATCTTGGATACTGTCGATGCGCCAGAGCGATTGGGAGTCTGCGTCGACACTTGCCATATTTTTGCAGCAGGCTATCCGCTGATCGAAAGAGAAGATTACTTGAAAACGATGCAAGATTTAGATTCCGTGATCGGAATCGATCAAGTTCGTGCGTTTCACCTGAATGATAGTCAACAACCTTTGGGGTCACGAAAAGATCGACACGAACAGATTGGGAAAGGCTGTTTAGGACTAGAACCGTTTCGCCATCTCTTGAATGATGAACGTTTTCGCGGAGTACCGATGTACTTGGAAACGCCCAAAGGTGAACAGGCAGATAAGAGTTTGGATGAGCTCAATTTG
Coding sequences:
- a CDS encoding deoxyribonuclease IV; protein product: MMPILGCHMSIAGGFHQAVKRAAEAGCDCVQVFTIAPRIWPKTTTKAIDASDAQTFRESLKTERIQAPLIHGSYLINLASPDQTLWLKSVTALATELLRAEALSIPYVVFHPGAFTTSNEQAGLEQITRGLDAVHAQVGQIKACCLLETTAGQGSNLGFRFEQLAQILDTVDAPERLGVCVDTCHIFAAGYPLIEREDYLKTMQDLDSVIGIDQVRAFHLNDSQQPLGSRKDRHEQIGKGCLGLEPFRHLLNDERFRGVPMYLETPKGEQADKSLDELNLATLRGLVAG